The following coding sequences lie in one Lepeophtheirus salmonis chromosome 11, UVic_Lsal_1.4, whole genome shotgun sequence genomic window:
- the LOC139906560 gene encoding uncharacterized protein: MNYLHCIIFIFVGLTSPVTPFKYLYGPDSEGKASIVDLNPGKPVSSCSLNLPNFPIPDLSCTSTTFIEGKLTVCGGSRSGFTSSHCFQLENNAWVKFPSLPEPRTCATSIWINNGTQWWLTGGSGPSSRSVSSGVVYDVAKGAWETGPRIPILSHGHCLVPLKDDRVMLLGGWKKIPIIKPIYNKDVYIFENGEWVLQEGGLETQFKRFGFSQTCARLKNGGVMILGGKPKGENHVEVWNSEFGFWSVEDEAMGLPLEHIWYPSSALDEEGNVYIIGGETPNNGNYNEVSDKVLKWDGKSWSIQEGALPFPMTFSSISQLSDDTELSC, encoded by the coding sequence ATGAATTACCTTCATTGTATAATCTTCATTTTTGTGGGTCTAACATCCCCTGTTACACCTTTCAAATATCTATATGGCCCGGACTCAGAAGGAAAGGCTTCTATCGTGGATCTCAACCCAGGAAAACCCGTCTCATCTTGCTCCCTAAACTTACCAAACTTCCCCATTCCAGACCTTAGTTGTACCTCTACAACGTTCATTGAAGGAAAACTCACTGTTTGTGGTGGGTCCAGATCTGGTTTTACTAGTTCACATTGCTTTCAATTGGAAAACAATGCCTGGGTTAAATTTCCCTCTCTTCCTGAGCCCAGGACTTGTGCAACCTCTATATGGATAAACAATGGTACTCAATGGTGGCTCACAGGTGGAAGTGGTCCCAGTTCGCGAAGTGTGAGCTCAGGTGTTGTGTACGACGTGGCAAAGGGTGCATGGGAAACAGGACCCAGAATCCCTATCCTATCACATGGTCATTGCCTTGTGCCTCTAAAGGACGACAGAGTCATGTTACTTGGaggttggaaaaaaattcccatcATAAAgccaatatataataaagatgtTTATATCTTTGAAAATGGAGAATGGGTCCTACAAGAGGGTGGTTTAGAAACACAATTTAAGCGCTTTGGATTTAGCCAAACGTGTGCTCGTTTAAAAAATGGAGGCGTCATGATCCTTGGAGGCAAGCCTAAAGGCGAAAATCATGTTGAAGTTTGGAATTCGGAGTTTGGTTTTTGGAGTGTAGAAGACGAAGCGATGGGTCTACCCCTTGAACATATTTGGTATCCAAGCAGTGCTCTCGATGAAGAAggaaatgtttatattattggAGGGGAAACTCCAAACAATGGGAATTACAATGAGGTGTCAGACAAAGTACTTAAATGGGATGGAAAGTCCTGGAGTATTCAGGAAGGAGCACTTCCTTTTCCCATGACTTTTTCATCCATCAGTCAACTGAGTGATGACACAGAACTTTCCTGTTAA